The Rhizoctonia solani chromosome 14, complete sequence genome has a segment encoding these proteins:
- a CDS encoding Retrotransposon-derived protein PEG10 has protein sequence MASLALRQASPLITPATLEGPSNAPISCTKVELHPEILWQQEDATKLNHLHRYLIGNNASSRSQPPALHRLLGKNTGHLISHLDAWKQTMLQDVTQAVESAIQRLLTAPSSTDPHTPPRRVFTVIDNTPKAPSGSGSSGNKDFLVPIKDEPDPKGKRVKLESPDPPKATPNTSWAIPHTQEHPDLNPEQPFIRPTPVDLPSTSQAATSNPLSKGYLSAQPGETDEEKEARTLHNIATIMGRVLSVQLQSTFRGLSQTPGPAQAKSKSPAPEKYDGKKGPAAKSFILDCKTYFLSNASSFPSDHSQISFVLMNLKDGQPKKWGQIYLEKLLNGDDKPNLESWNTFEAAFLRNWSNPAAAQIAEQRLRKLKQLKSASNYATEFRIIASKLEWSDPALIASFRQGLKAEVRSKLIEYTLHKNITALDKFISTASQGRSSDFVFQEGQEARRNAGECSKCGEKSHKWEDCKNGWRLKTIERSKPESGKAAEVEELESLPQAGEV, from the exons AtggcctcacttgcattgaggcagGCATCCCCTCTTATCACTCCAGCCACACTAGAAGGACCTTCCAACGCACCCATAAGTTGCACAAAGGTTGAACTCCATCCAGAAATCCTCTGGCAGCAAGAGGATGCTACAAAACTCAATCACCTGCACAGATATCTCATAGGCAACAATGCCAGCAGCAGATCTCAACCCCCAGCACTCCACAGACTACTGGGGAAGAACACAGGGCATCTTATCAGCCACTTAGatgcttggaaacaaaccATGTTGCAGGATGTGACACAAGCAGTAGAAAGCGCAATTCAGCGCCTTCTGACTGCCCCCAGCAGCACAGATCCACACACACCTCCCAGAAGAGTCTTCACAGTTATAGACAACACCCCCAAGGCCCCTTCTGGCTCAGGCAgctcaggcaacaaggacttctTAGTCCCTATCAAGGATGAGCCTGACCCAAAAGGAAAAAGGGTCAAACTGGAGTCACCAGATCCACCAAAAGCAACCCCAAACACCTCCTGGGCAATCCCACACACCCAGGAACACCCTGACCTCAACCCAGAGCAGCCCTTCATCAGACCAACGCCTGTAGATCTCCCAAGCACATCtcaagcagcaacaagtaaTCCCCTTAGCAAAGGATATCTATCAGCGCAACCAGGAGAAAcagatgaagaaaaggaggcaagaacGCTACACAACATTGCTACCATCATGGGAAGAGTCTTATCTGTCCAACTCCAGAGCACCTTCAGGGGACTGTCCCAAACTCCTGGCCCAGCCCAAGCAAAATCCAAAAGCCCTGCTCCTGAAAAatatgatggcaagaagggtcctgcagccaaatcatttatcctggattgcaaaacctactTCCTTAGCAATGCTTCCTCATTTCCTTCTGATCACAGTCAAATCTCCTTTGTCCTCATGAACTTAAAGGAtggacaacccaagaagtGGGGACAGATCTATCTAGAGAAGCTGCTGAATGGGGATGACAAGCCAAACTTGGAATCCTGGAATACATTTGAAGCAGCATTCTTGCGCAACTGGAGcaatccagcagcagcacaaattgcagaacaacGCCTGCGCAAACTCAAGCAGCTGAAATCAGCAAGCAATTATGCCACAGAGTTCAGAATCATAGCCAGCAAACTAGAATGGTCAGACCCTgccctcattgcctccttccGCCAGGGACTCAAGGCAGAAGTCAGAAGCAAGCTAATTGAGTACACCCTGCACAAGAACATCACTGCACTGGACAAGTTCATTTCTACTGCCT CTCAAGGGCGCTCAAGCGATTTTGTTTTCCAAGAAGGTCAGGAAGCAAGAAGAAACGCTggagaatgttccaagtgtGGGGAGAAATCTCACAAATGGGAGGACTGCAAGAATGGATGGCGCCTCAAAACAATAGAACGCTCTAAGCCTGAATCAGGAAAGGCtgcagaagtagaagagctGGAATCACTTCCCCAAGCGGGAGAAGTCTGA
- a CDS encoding Transposon Tf2-12 polyprotein has translation MCYGYNPDFTVGNTKESHVPKANNLADFLKEIQTEAKAALEIATRQNVQYYDLNRREATKLEVGDKVYLSSTNIKTSRPSHKLEHKQLGPYKVLEKIGRNSYRLDLPKSMKVHPVFNIALLHKKPVDKYNCNPIPLPPVVTADGEEEYTIERILDSKKLGYGPEDNTWEPKAHLANAPEKLAKFHHEHPEAAGP, from the exons ATGTGCTATGGCTATAACCCAGACTTTACAGTTGGGaacaccaaggaaagccatgtccctAAAGCCAACAACCTAGCAGACTTCCTGAAAGAGATCCAAACTGAAGcaaaagctgctttagaaaTTGCCACAAGACAAAATGTGCAATATTATGATCTTaacagaagggaagcaaccaagctggaagttGGAGATAAAGTCTACTTGAGTAGTAccaacatcaaaacttcaaggccttcccatAAGCTAGAACATAAGCAATTGGGACCCTATAAGGTCTTGGAGAAGATTGGCAGGAACTCTTATAGACTGGACCTTcctaaatccatgaaagTCCACCCTGTATTCAATATTGCCCTATTACACAAAAAACCAGTAGACAAATACAACTGCAATCCAATCCCACTTcccccagttgtcacagctgatggagaagaggagtacaCCATAGAAaggatcctagactccaagaaaTTGG ggtatggaccagaggataacacatgggagcccaaagcccacttagccaatgcccctgaGAAATTGGCCAAGTTTCACCATGAACAtccagaggcagctggaccttaa
- a CDS encoding Transposon Tf2-1 polyprotein, which translates to MYYFNSQFCNNTCLSVPNSILGNIGGTYNHLEGLPEDLGGVEVIEPLEGIPRETGGTVDSPLESILVELHNFAEVFSEDMKVTELPLHCPFDLGIDLINPDKPVKAMVYPLKTSDDEELRKLLKEQLDKALICPSKSKYGSPVHFVKSCSLIEKLRGAKYFSTIDLKSGYNLVRIKEGDEWQTAFKTKYGLFEYLVMPFGLCNAPAAFQHFMNEIFRDILDVHIVVYLDNILIFSESRELHTKHLQEVLKRLQDNACYCNLEKCNFYASEVDYLDVIANGEGVKADPKKITQAVDWATLCSVKGVQEFLGFINFYRHFIHNFSKLAQPLYQLPQKNIPWESFKALKLALIESPVLIQPDPYKEFFLECDAPDLATGAVLKQKGSDDKLHPVAFLSKSLAPAERNYDIFDKELLAVVRALKEWRHLLEGTVILVKILTDHKNLEYFQTKRDLNQRQLRWMGFLADYNYRIVYRPGAQNRKAYILSCNEDHKSAVKEGGETPVLISPELFIAAIQTDSDLNDLIRDALHDDKAVHKILKSLEEDIPVKGWKIDNGLLYYHDWIYVPNEPEIRRAVLESRHDNPSTEHPGQFRTLDLLSRDYYWSGMKQSVTKYVQVCNSCICSKHSNQAPEGLLQNIDLPNKPWEEIMYDLIVGLPTSEGYDAILTVVDCLSQMVHFIPMHSDATAVDVANLFVSFVWKLHGLPRKTILDQGPQFNAKFLRQVYKCLGIEPHFSTAYRPQVDGQSECLNQFVEIYLCHYINYRQTDWVA; encoded by the exons ATGTATTACTTTAATTCTCAATTTTGTAACAATACTTGTCTTTCTGTTCctaattctatcctgggaaaCATTGGTGGGACTTataaccaccttgaaggcttaccagaagacttaggaggtgttGAGGTgattgaacctcttgaaggcatccctagggaaactggaggtactgtggattctccacttgaaagtatcctgGTAGAACTGCACAATTTTGCagaggtattttctgaggacatgaaggtgacAGAACTGCCACTGCACtgtccttttgatttagggattgatttaatcaatcctgataaacctgttaaggctatggtataccccttgaagacgtctgatgatgaggaacttagaaaactcctaaaggaacaattggacaaagcATTGATTTGCccatccaaatccaaatatggttccccagttcactttgttaagagttgt tctctcattgagaaactgaggggcgcaaaatacttctccaccattgacctgaaatctGGATACAACTTAGtccggataaaggaaggtgatgaatggcaGACTGCATTTAagaccaaatatggcctgtttgaatacctagtcatgccctttgggttatgcaatgctcctgctgcatttcagcacttcatgaatgagatatttagggATATATTGGACGTCCACATAGTAGTGTATCTAGACaacatcctaatattctcagaaagTAGGGAACTACAcacaaaacatctccaagaggtactaaaaaggctgcaagacaatgcatgctattgtaacctggagaagtgtaatttctatgcatctgaagtagattaccttgatGTTATTGCCAATGGTGAGGGAGTAAAAGCAGaccccaagaaaatcactcaagcagttgattgggcaacactgtgctctgtcaaaggggttcaagagtttttgggctttataaatttctatagacacttcatacataacttctcaaaattggcacaacccttataccaATTACCccaaaagaatatacctTGGGAGTCTTTTAAAGCTCTCAAACTGGCTCTAATTGAATCTCCTGTTTTAATCCAACCTGATCCATACAAGGAAttcttccttgagtgtgacgccCCTGATCTTGCAACAGGTGCTGTCCTTAAGCaaaagggcagtgatgataaaCTACACCCAgttgcattcctatcaaaatccctagcacccgctgaaagaaactatgacatctttgataaagagttactagcagtagtaagggctttaaaggaatggcgccacctgctggaaggaacagtaatcctggtcaaaatactgacagaccataaaaatctggagtatttccagacaaaaagggatctgaaccaaaggcagttaaggtggatgggatttttggcagattacaactataggattgtgtataggcCAGGtgcacagaatagaaaagcaTATATTCTCTCTTGCAAtgaagaccacaagtctgcggttaaagaggggggtgaaacccctgtgctcataagcccagagctttttattgcagctattcaaacagatagtgaccttaatgacctaataagggacgctctgcatgatgataaagctgTACACAAGATCcttaaatccttggaagaggatatACCTGTTAAAGGATGGAAGATTGATAATGGCCTACTCTACTATCATGATTGGATTTATGTCCCcaatgagccagaaatcaggagGGCTGTCCtagaaagcaggcatgataacccttccacAGAACACCCAGGACAATTCAGAACCCtagacctcctttcaagggattactattggtcagggatgaaacagtctgtaacaaaatatgtccaagtatgcaactcatGCATATGCAGTAAACATTCCAACCAggctcctgaaggtctccttcaaaacatagatttacccaataagccctgggaggaaataatgtatgacttgattgtaggactccCCACCTCTGAAGGGtatgatgcaatattaaCAGTAGTGGACTGTTTATCCCaaatggttcattttataccaatgcactctgatgctactgctgttgatgttgcaaatctctttgtatcctttgtgtggaagttacatgggttacccaggaaaaccattTTGGACCAAGGCCCCCAATTTAATGCAAAGTTCCTGAGACAAGTCTACAAGTGTttggggatagaaccacatttctccactgcatacagaccccaagttgatggacaaagtgaatgcttaaaccagtttgtggaaatCTACCTCTGCCATTATATCAACtatagacaaacagactgggttgcTTGA
- a CDS encoding Transposon Tf2-1 polyprotein has protein sequence MEHNALPEGPQPLPPLGEAALLQTEGIGTQQLLPRWKGHQTSPDLFGCYQAYLLHPLTIPDANAPMAHVLPSSLSCPLNHSQSVREIIQPCPNLSVYYVQQHHWLKGSTKSLTDQDFLVKEVMLHLDFSLANLVGVNLQEIDNHLADAACNWDPNCPLAEGWKNTPMVLEVPCLWSQLTQDPFYLEVSGLCACSLLDIMQKASLSNNNSTFHYKPFHEYYKPPNTPYSTPWPIFGEMYTSAAMNQAHCEVQTVQISNKGCTLPCCVAAFMFSSDGMQFAQFLQVKEWPILCDFGNESKYERCKPTSNTCYTEQQKYCRSGEVKSLSPLLSSQSATLNNHDSSITNLDTLIVKLGADIAKIGTTAASGSSFASATKAPKLATPDKFDRISYPGSTVDEQIAFIITCLDGKAHEWLEPYLEEDIVKGKPVSWLHNLDAFWLQFNAHWNVQNRTENFCAKLHTLKQTKGVQDYYKDFQTYSQGLGYNNPSLRDMFYDGLSHKIKETLMVQDYDHADASVTLATLAEKALKVDQHLEQFAAQHKGSSSSSNQSGSKSSTSMSAAAQGVPRDKLSVGEQVYAIVDGKAKKGVLQKVGQNAKGIAVPIVKWNDGTTKDVTFKTLKKDNHPVTATSTPAPKASSSSSLHNSGLSPMDLDSASSKGKKPIICTTCGGRGHYANQCPSKSYSGHEAHISEDELENWDL, from the exons ATGGAGCACAATGCTCTCCCAGAAGGTCCTCAGCCCCTGCCACCTCTTGGGGAGGCAGCTCTGTTGCAAACTGAAGGTATAGGGACACAGCAATTGCTCCCCAGATGGAAAGGGCACCAAACCTCCCCTGACCTCTTTGGCTGCTATCAAGCTTATTTGTTGCATCCTTTGACTATCCCTGATGCCAATGCTCCAATGGCTCATGTTCTTCCCTCATCCCTTAGTTGCCCATTAAATCACTCTCAATCAGTCAGAGAAATTATCCAACCATGCCCCAATCTGTCTGTTTACTATGTTCAGCAACACCACTGGCTCAAAGGTAGCACAAAATCTCTTACTGACCAGGACTTTCTTGTCAAGGAGGTTATGCTCCACCTGGATTTCAGTTTGGCCAACTTGGTTGGTGTCAACTTACAAGAAATTGACAACCACCTTGCTGATGCTGCTTGCAACTGGGACCCAAACTGTCCACTTGCAGAGGGGTGGAAAAATACTCCAATGGTCCTTGAAGTCCCATGCCTTTGGAGCCAACTTACTCAAGATCCATTTTATCTTGAAGTTTCTGGCCTTTGTGCCTGTAGTCTCTTGGACATTATGCAGAAGGCCTCTTTGTCTAACAATAATTCAACTTTTCACTACAAGCCATTCCATGAGTACTATAAACCACCCAATACTCCCTACTCAACCCCATGGCCTATTTTTGGTGAAATGTACACTTCAGCAGCAATGAATCAAGCACATTGTGAGGTCCAAACAGTTCAAATTTCCAATAAAGGCTGCACCCTCCCATGCTGTGTTGCTGCATTCATGTTCTCATCTGATGGCATGCAATTTGCCCAGTTTTTGCAGGTCAAAGAATGGCCAATATTATGTGATTTTGGGAATGAGAGTAAATATGAGAGATGCAAGCCCACCTCAAATACCTgttacactgagcagcaaaagtattgcaggtcaggagaggtcaaaagtttatctccattgctgagcagccaatca GCTACCCTCAACAACCATGACAGTAGCATTACCAACCTTGACACCCTCATTGTTAAACTTGgggctgatattgccaaGATAGGCACCACTgctgcttctggttcctccTTTGCCTCAGCTACCAAGGCCCCTAAACTTGCAAcgccagacaaatttgaCAG GATTtcatatcctggctcaacagtggatgagcaaattGCTTTTATCATTacctgcctggatggcaaggcccatgagtggcttgagccctatCTGGAAGAGGACATTGTTAAAGGGAAACCTgtttcttggctccacaatctggatgccttctggctgcaattcaatgcacactggaatgtccaaaataggacTGAGAACTTCTGTGCCAAGTTGCACACCCTTAAACAGACCAAGGGAGTCCAAGACTattacaaggacttccagacctattctcaaggtcttggCTACAACAACCCCTCTCTCAGGGAtatgttctatgatggcttatcccacaaaattaaggaaactctcatggttcaagattatgaccatgcagatgcctctgttactcttgcaactcttgcagagaaggcccttaaggtggATCAACACCTAGAGCAGTTTGCAGCCCAGCACAAGGGctcatcttcctcttcaaaccaatctggaagcaaatccagcacctctatgtcagcagcagcccagggagtgcccagggataaactgtctgttggggaacaggtgtatgcaattgtggatggaaaggctaagAAGGGGGTCTTACAAAAAGTTGGCCAAAATGCCAAAGGGATTGCAGTTCCAATTGTAAAATGGAATGATGGCACTACTAAGGATGTTACCTTCAAAACTCTCAAGAAGGATAACCACCCAGTCACTGCCACttccactcctgctcccaaggcttcctcctcctcctccttgcacAACTCTGGTCTTTCCCCTAtggacttagactctgcctcttcaaaaggcaaaaaaccaaTTATATGCAcaacatgtggaggtaggggacactatgccaaccaatgcccctccaaatcctactctggccatgaAGCCCACatctctgaggatgagttggaaaattgggacctctga